The following are encoded in a window of Rhodomicrobium lacus genomic DNA:
- a CDS encoding ShlB/FhaC/HecB family hemolysin secretion/activation protein — MAAVAIVGGMSPELGIAAEKAQLPVGKGAGNTVSPSAPSAEPQNFDIDEFRVDGAEKLQQIEVEEAIYPFLGPDRTPADVEKARAALEKHYHEKGFQTVSVSIPPQNVSTRIVVLKVTEGKVGRLRVTNSNYHDIEKIKKKAPSLKEGTLPNFSDVTQDIIALNQWPDRRVTPVLRAGVTPGTVDVDLNVEDKLPLHGNVEFNNRASPNTTPTRINTTLKYDNLWQRGHSLSVTYQVAPERPDDAEVFSGSYLARVTDWTSILVYGVKSSSNISTVGGMTVIGPGETVGARAILTLPPRENYFHSFSAGFDYKHFAQMTLLEKEGFSSPVSYVPLSATYSGTLQTDGGLTQFSIGAVGNLRELSSDWEEFANRRAYSNANFFHLNAELSHTQDIWEGFQLYGRVKGQYSDSPMVSSEQFSIGGADTVRGYLESQAIVDNGVVGSFELRSPDIGAILQSYIKDSAGKDEAGKDQLPFTVFNEWRLFGFVDGGAGYIHNPLAEQEANFDLWSYGVGSRFKIFDHLTGVAALAVPMTNQGETRKDGKTVLFSVSGEF; from the coding sequence ATGGCCGCAGTCGCGATTGTTGGCGGGATGTCGCCGGAGTTGGGGATTGCCGCTGAAAAGGCGCAGCTTCCCGTCGGGAAAGGCGCAGGAAACACAGTTTCTCCTTCGGCGCCATCTGCCGAGCCGCAGAATTTCGATATCGATGAATTCCGCGTCGATGGGGCTGAAAAGCTTCAGCAAATCGAGGTCGAGGAAGCGATTTATCCGTTTCTTGGCCCCGATCGCACGCCGGCAGACGTCGAGAAGGCGCGCGCTGCTCTCGAAAAGCATTACCACGAGAAAGGCTTTCAGACCGTCAGCGTCAGCATTCCGCCGCAGAACGTTTCAACACGGATTGTGGTGCTCAAGGTTACCGAGGGCAAGGTGGGACGCCTCCGGGTCACCAACTCGAACTACCACGATATTGAGAAGATCAAGAAGAAGGCGCCGTCGCTGAAAGAAGGCACGCTGCCGAACTTCAGTGACGTCACGCAAGACATTATAGCGCTCAACCAGTGGCCGGATCGTCGCGTTACGCCTGTGCTAAGGGCGGGTGTCACGCCCGGTACAGTGGATGTCGATCTCAATGTCGAGGACAAGCTGCCGCTGCATGGCAACGTCGAGTTCAATAACCGAGCTTCCCCCAACACCACGCCAACCAGGATCAATACCACACTCAAATACGATAATCTTTGGCAACGCGGGCATTCGCTGAGCGTCACATATCAGGTAGCTCCCGAGCGTCCAGACGATGCGGAGGTCTTCTCCGGCTCCTATCTGGCGCGCGTTACAGACTGGACCAGCATCCTCGTTTACGGCGTCAAATCGAGCAGCAACATCTCCACGGTGGGTGGCATGACCGTCATTGGGCCCGGCGAAACCGTCGGCGCACGCGCCATTCTGACACTCCCACCGCGCGAGAATTACTTCCATTCCTTTTCAGCGGGCTTCGATTACAAGCACTTCGCGCAGATGACGTTGCTCGAAAAAGAGGGGTTCTCGTCACCGGTCTCGTATGTTCCGTTAAGCGCGACCTATAGCGGAACGCTGCAAACGGACGGCGGCCTGACTCAGTTCAGCATCGGAGCGGTGGGCAATCTCCGCGAATTGAGCAGCGATTGGGAGGAGTTCGCCAATCGGCGCGCATACTCGAATGCCAACTTCTTCCATTTGAACGCCGAACTCTCCCATACCCAAGACATATGGGAAGGGTTCCAGCTCTATGGTCGCGTCAAGGGGCAATATTCCGATAGCCCGATGGTTTCCAGCGAACAGTTCAGCATCGGCGGCGCCGACACCGTTCGCGGCTATCTCGAAAGCCAGGCCATTGTCGACAACGGTGTGGTTGGCTCATTCGAGCTGAGAAGCCCCGACATCGGGGCGATCCTGCAAAGTTACATCAAGGACAGTGCAGGCAAGGATGAGGCTGGCAAAGACCAGCTTCCGTTCACGGTTTTCAACGAGTGGCGGCTGTTCGGTTTCGTCGATGGGGGCGCGGGGTACATCCATAACCCGCTCGCCGAGCAGGAAGCCAACTTCGACCTGTGGAGCTACGGCGTAGGCTCGCGCTTCAAGATTTTCGATCATCTGACTGGCGTGGCGGCCCTCGCCGTGCCGATGACAAACCAGGGCGAAACGCGAAAGGACGGCAAGACCGTCCTCTTCAGCGTAAGCGGCGAATTCTAG